One genomic region from Anopheles bellator chromosome 2, idAnoBellAS_SP24_06.2, whole genome shotgun sequence encodes:
- the LOC131212354 gene encoding protein Pixie: MSRNRAAEETDKQTRIAIVSSDKCKPKRCRQECKKSCPVVRMGKLCIEVAIDSKIATLSEELCIGCGICVKKCPFEAITIINIPSNLDKHTTHRYSKNSFKLHRLPIPRPGEVLGLVGQNGIGKSTALKILAGKLKPNLGRFDDPPDWTDILAHFRGNELQNYFTKILEDSLRALIKPQYVDQIPKAIKGTLGALLDKKDERKNQMEICGMLDLTHIRDREIQALSGGELQRFACAMVCIQDGDIFMFDEPSSYLDVKQRLNCALTIRSLIHPDKFIIVVEHDLSVLDYLSDFICCLYGVPGCYGVVTMPFSVREGINIFLDGYVHTENMRFRTESLTFKVSESASEEEIKRTCHYVYPTMKKKLGSFTLTVNDGQFSDSEILVLLGENGTGKTTFIRMLAGNLKPDEESEQLPVLNISYKPQKISPKSQSTVRYLLHEKIRDAYIHPQFVADVMKPLKIEEIMDQEVQNLSGGELQRVALVLCLGKPADVYLIDEPSAYLDSEQRLIAAKVIKRYILHAKKTGFVVEHDFIMATYLADRVIVFEGQPSVDTTAHTPQSLLNGMNRFLELLEITFRRDPNNFRPRINKLHSVKDVEQKRAGQYFFYEES; the protein is encoded by the exons ATGTCTCGAAACCGTGCGGCCGAAGAAACGGACAAGCAGACGCGTATCGCGATCGTCAGCTCGGACAAATGCAAACCGAAGCGATGCCGGCAGGAGTGCAAAAAGTCCTGCCCGGTAGTGCGGATGGGTAAGTTGTGTATCGAGGTGGCGATCGACTCGAAGATCGCGACGCTGTCCGAAGAGCTGTGCATCGGGTGCGGTATTTGCGTTAAGAAGTGTCCGTTCGAggcgatcacgatcatcaACATCCCGAGTAACTTGGACAAGCACACGACGCACCGCTACTCGAAGAACTCGTTCAAGCTGCACCGGTTGCCGATTCCTCGGCCCGGTGAGGTGCTCGGACTGGTCGGTCAGAACGGTATCGGCAAGTCGACTGCGCTGAAGATTCTGGCCGGCAAACTGAAGCCCAACCTCGGTCGTTTCGACGACCCGCCAGACTGGACCGATATTCTAGCCCATTTCCGAGGCAACGAGCTGCAAAATTACTTCACCAAGATCCTGGAGGACAGTTTGCGGGCGCTGATCAAGCCGCAGTACGTCGATCAGATTCCCAAGGCGATCAAAGGAACGCTCGGGGCGTTGCTGGACAAGAAGGATGAACGCAAGAACCAGATGGAGATCTGCGGTATGCTCGATTTAACGCACATCCGTGACCGAGAAATCCAGGCGCTCTCTGGCGGAGAGCTACAACGCTTCGCGTGCGCCATGGTGTGCATCCAGGACGGGGACATCTTCATGTTCGACGAGCCGTCCTCGTATCTGGACGTGAAGCAACGTCTGAACTGTGCCCTGACGATCCGCTCGCTCATTCACCCCGACaaattcatcatcgtcgtcgagcaCGATCTGTCTGTGCTGGATTATTTGTCCGATTTTATATGCTGCCTGTACGGTGTGCCCGGTTGCTACGGTGTGGTCACGATGCCGTTCTCGGTTCGGGAAGGCATCAACATTTTCCTCGATGGCTACGTGCACACGGAGAACATGCGGTTCCGGACGGAGTCGCTAACCTTTAAGGTGTCCGAGTCGGCCTCGGAGGAGGAAATCAAACGGACCTGCCACTACGTGTACCcgacgatgaagaagaagctggGTTCGTTCACGCTCACCGTTAACGATGGACAGTTTAGCGATTCCGAGATTCTTGTGCTGCTGggcgaaaacggaaccgggAAGACCACCTTTATTCGCATGCTGGCCGGCAACCTGAAACCGGACGAGGAATCGGAACAGCTGCCGGTGCTGAATATTTCGTATAAGCCGCAAAAGATCTCACCGAAGAGCCAGTCGACGGTGCGCTACCTGCTGCATGAGAAGATCCGCGATGCGTACATCCACCCACAGTTCGTGGCCGACGTGATGAAGCCGCTCAAGATCGAGGAAATTATGGACCAGGAGGTGCAGAACCTGTCCGGTGGCGAGTTGCAGCGCGTTGCGCTCGTCCTCTGCCTCGGCAAACCGGCCGATGTCTATCTAATTGACGAACCGTCCGCCTATCTCGATTCGGAGCAGCGTCTTATTGCGGCCAAGGTTATCAAGAG gTACATTCTACACGCCAAGAAGACGGGCTTCGTGGTGGAGCACGATTTTATTATGGCCACCTACCTGGCCGATCGGGTGATTGTATTCGAAGGCCAGCCGTCGGTCGACACTACCGCCCACACGCCACAGTCTCTGTTGAACGGCATGAATCGGTTCCTGGAGCTGCTAGAGATCACATTCCGGCGCGATCCGAACAACTTCCGGCCAAGAATCAACAAACTGCACTCGGTGAAG GATGTGGAGCAAAAGCGTGCAGGGCAGTATTTCTTCTACGAGGAATCTTAA
- the LOC131209283 gene encoding signal recognition particle subunit SRP68, producing the protein MVESKSENAEVAQENIDPSEEEMDTDDGADVAVKLFTVEILRVIKDLQLQHGLRHGDFQRYRGYCSRRLKRLRKTLNLPQGDRRHYKKRDVTLVNLMVMPTSSCKLHIPLMLAERAWSYAMQLRQESNTELRKRYHLIQKLRKACGYALQLQALCASDHCDARTKLESEAYSAWMHGSLHFELGLWQTAAENLKKAQVIYENLAQAMPEEEQAVYRAKVEELKPSLRYCAYNVGENASVNDLLEMRGQSGLLGNLSNLVAQTKAESMDAFQMTEWRGRSVTVRPEKVRLFLLSIQDLSKSIEKAKDLPAKIELLETVLIDCKDSIVAIKEEIKQDPKLRPLDRSTEGGSGLIGIQYLLAYMSYTRLKLTLDRNLFLVAQAKQTLDDPNIAEKGSNGGLVPGATAGKKSKPQDLSRLYEIILQNVTEMQQLAGMENDAGYQAEMEALSLSFRAFRCYYIALTLVAMKRWREAVAMYERSRKYASDAVAAKAVSSDFDLRPELQQLVATIEGCKFSAHAYSVLEDDGSEDSVLYGKTLKSSKPLYDRLSHYKEDATLNSRNPNVFKLVPEMEPIAAKPLFFDLALNFVEFPSLEDKVEPKAAGGKGATAGMSGFVKGLFGWGGGAGM; encoded by the exons ATGGTAGAATCAAAGTCGGAAAATGCGGAAGTCGCTCAAGAAAATATCGATCCGAGCGAGGAAGAAATGGATACGGACGATGGAGCCGACGTTGCGGTGAAGTTGTTTACGGTTGAAA TTCTACGTGTCATCAAGGACTTGCAACTACAGCACGGTCTTCGGCATGGGGACTTTCAGCGCTATCGCGGCTACTGTTCGCGACGCCTGAAACGGTTGAGGAAAACGCTGAACCTGCCGCAGGGCGATCGGCGCCACTACAAGAAGCGCGACGTGACGCTGGTCAACCTCATGGTAATGCCAACCTCGTCCTGCAAGCTGCACATTCCGCTCATGCTCGCGGAACGGGCCTGGTCGTACGCGATGCAACTCCGCCAGGAGTCGAACACCGAGCTTCGCAAACGTTACCATCTAATCCAGAAACTGCGAAAGGCGTGCGGTTACGCGCTGCAGCTTCAGGCGCTTTGCGCATCCGATCACTGTGACGCGCGCACGAAGCTCGAATCGGAGGCATACTCCGCGTGGATGCATGGATCGCTGCATTTCGAGCTGGGCCTGTGGCAGACGGCGGCTGAGAATCTAAAAAAAGCGCAGGTGATCTACGAGAACCTCGCCCAAGCAATGCCGGAAGAGGAACAGGCCGTATACCGGGCGAAGGTGGAGGAACTGAAGCCGAGCCTACGCTACTGTGCGTACAACGTAGGCGAAAACGCATCGGTAAACGATCTGCTGGAGATGCGCGGCCAGTCGGGACTGCTCGGAAATTTGAGCAATCTGGTGGCACAAACGAAGGCGGAAAGTATGGACGCGTTCCAGATGACGGAGTGGCGCGGCCGAAGTGTGACGGTGCGCCCGGAAAAGGTCCGCCTATTCCTCTTGAGCATCCAAGATCTGAGCAAGAGCATCGAAAAGGCCAAGGATCTGCCGGCGAAGATCGAGCTGCTCGAGACGGTGCTGATCGATTGCAAGGATTCGATCGTAGCGATCAAGGAGGAAATCAAACAGGATCCCAAACTGCGTCCCTTGGACCGCAGCACCGAAGGAGGCTCGGGACTGATTGGCATTCAGTATCTGCTGGCGTACATGTCGTACACCCGCCTAAAGCTTACGCTCGATCGCAACCTATTTCTGGTGGCGCAAGCTAAACAAACGCTGGACGATCCCAACATAGCAGAAAAGGGATCCAACGGTGGCTTGGTACCGGGGGCGACGGCCGGCAAGAAAAGCAAACCCCAGGACCTGTCCCGACTGTACGAAATCATCCTTCAGAACGTGACGGAAATGCAGCAGCTGGCGGGCATGGAGAACGATGCCGGCTATCAGGCAGAAATGGAAGCGCTTTCCCTGTCTTTCCGTGCGTTCCGCTGCTATTACATCGCACTCACGCTTGTGGCAATGAAGCGATGGCGGGAAGCGGTCGCCATGTACGAGCGATCACGCAAGTACGCCAGCGACGCGGTCGCTGCCAAAGCCGTGAGCTCCGATTTCGATTTACGTCCAGAGCTGCAGCAACTGGTGGCCACAATCGAGGGCTGCAAGTTCTCGGCGCACGCATACAGTGTGCTGGAGGATGACGGATCCGAAGACTCGGTGCTGTACGGCAAGACCCTGAAATCGTCGAAACCACTGTACGACCGGTTGTCGCATTACAAGGAGGACGCTACGCTCAATTCGCGCAACCCGAACGTGTTCAAGCTGGTGCCGGAGATGGAACCGATAGCGGCGAAACCGCTGTTCTTCGACCTGGCGCTCAACTTTGTTGAGTTTCCTTCCCTCGAGGATAAGGTGGAACCGAAGGCGGCCGGTGGAAAGGGTGCCACGGCCGGGATGTCCGGTTTCGTGAAAGGACTATTCGGTTGGGGAGGCGGTGCAGGAATGTAG